GCGCTCCGTCGCTCGACGGACCGTCCATTGCCGCAGGTCGTGGCGGGCCGGGATGCTGCTCGGGTGAGAGCGACAGCCAGGAAACACATGTCCCGCCGGTCCCTCCTCCGCGGCATCGGCGGTGCCGGGGCCGCGACCCTGCTCGCCGGCTGCGGGGTCCCCGCCGCCTACGTCGAGGAGGGCGACCGGGCCGGGCGCGACCTCTCGGCGCGCGACCGGACGCTCGAGTTCGCCAACTGGCCGCTGTACATCGACACCGATGACGACGACACCTCGAAGCGGCCCACCCTGGACGCCTTCCGGAAGCGGACCGGGATCTCCGTCCGCTACACCGAGGAGATCAACGACAACGACGAGTTCTTCGGCAAGATCAGCCCGTCCCTGATGAACCACCAGGAGACCGGGCGCGATCTGATCGTCGTCAGCGACTGGATGGCCGCCCGCTTCGTGCGCCTCGGCTGGGTCCAGGAGATGGACCGCGCCGCCCAGCCGAACGTCGCGAAGCACCTCGACCCCCAGCTGTCCGGGCCCGCCTTCGACCCCGGCCGGCGGCACAGCGTGCCCTGGCAGTCCGGGATCACCGGCATCGCGTACAACCGCAGGAAGCTCGGCCGGGAACTGCGCTCCACCAAGGAGCTGTGGGCCGACGACCTGCGCGGCAAGGTCACCCTGCTCTCCGGCCTCGACGAGTCCATGGCGCTGCTGTTGATGGGCAACGGCGTCGACGTGTCCCGGTGGACCGGCGACGACTTCCACGCCCTGTGCGAGCAGATCGAGGGGCTCGTCCGGTCCAAGCACATCCGCCGCTTCACCGGCAACGACTACATCAAGGACCTGTCCACCGGCGACGTCCTCGCCTGCCAGGCGTACTCCGGCGACGTCATCCAGCTCCAGGCCGACAACCCGGACATCGAGTTCGTCGTCCCCGAGGAGGGCGCCGAACTGTGGGCCGAGTCCCTCCTGGTCCCCAACCTCGCGCAGCACAAGTCCAACGCCGAGAAGCTCGTCGACTACTACTACGAGCCCGAGGTCGCCGCCGAACTCGCCGCCTGGGTCAACTACGTCTGCCCGGTCCCGGCCGCCCAGGCCGTCCTCGCCGACTCCGGCGACGAGGAGCTCGTGGCCCTCGCCGAGGACCCGCTGATCTTCCCGGACACCGCCATGCGAGGCCGGCTGGCCATCGCCCGGGACATCACGGCCGAGGAGCGCCCGGAGTTCGCGAAGAGGTGGAACTCGATCGTCGGGCTGTGAGTTGCACGATCATGACGGACACACGACTCAACCCCCTTGTCACCTATGGCCTGTTCCTCGCCTGGGCCGTGCACGACGCCGAGGAGCTCGTGCGCGGGCCGCGGTGGCTTCGGGAGAACCTGCCGGGGCTGCGCGAGCGGTGGCCCGGAGTGCCGGAGCGGGTGTGGAAGGCCGTCGAGTCCGTCGACGAGCGGGAGTTCGCCGCCGCCGTCGGGGTGATGGCGGTGATCGTCGGCGGGGCCGCCGTGGCGGGTGCGCGTTCCGGTGGCCGGTCCGCCTTCTACCAGGGCGCGGTGACCGGTTTCGGGCTGCACGGGCTCGTCCATCTCGCCCAGGCCGCCGCCGTGCGGGGTGCGACGCCCGGTGCGCCGACCTCGCCGCTGATCGTCATCCCCTTCTCCCTGTGGGCCCGGGGCCGGCTGCGGCGGGCCGGGGTGCTGCGGCCGACGACTCCCGGGGGAGTGGTGGCGGGGCTCGCGGTGGCGGCGGGGGCGACGGTGGTCTCGCACGCCGTGGGACGGAGGGTGGCCGCCCGCTTCTGAACGTGCTCAAAAACAACCACCCCATCTTTCTGAACGCGTTCAAGAGGGGTGTACGTTGTTCCCATGAGCGACACGAACGGGCCGAG
This is a stretch of genomic DNA from Streptomyces sp. R44. It encodes these proteins:
- a CDS encoding HXXEE domain-containing protein yields the protein MTDTRLNPLVTYGLFLAWAVHDAEELVRGPRWLRENLPGLRERWPGVPERVWKAVESVDEREFAAAVGVMAVIVGGAAVAGARSGGRSAFYQGAVTGFGLHGLVHLAQAAAVRGATPGAPTSPLIVIPFSLWARGRLRRAGVLRPTTPGGVVAGLAVAAGATVVSHAVGRRVAARF
- a CDS encoding PotD/PotF family extracellular solute-binding protein yields the protein MSRRSLLRGIGGAGAATLLAGCGVPAAYVEEGDRAGRDLSARDRTLEFANWPLYIDTDDDDTSKRPTLDAFRKRTGISVRYTEEINDNDEFFGKISPSLMNHQETGRDLIVVSDWMAARFVRLGWVQEMDRAAQPNVAKHLDPQLSGPAFDPGRRHSVPWQSGITGIAYNRRKLGRELRSTKELWADDLRGKVTLLSGLDESMALLLMGNGVDVSRWTGDDFHALCEQIEGLVRSKHIRRFTGNDYIKDLSTGDVLACQAYSGDVIQLQADNPDIEFVVPEEGAELWAESLLVPNLAQHKSNAEKLVDYYYEPEVAAELAAWVNYVCPVPAAQAVLADSGDEELVALAEDPLIFPDTAMRGRLAIARDITAEERPEFAKRWNSIVGL